One window from the genome of Camelus bactrianus isolate YW-2024 breed Bactrian camel chromosome 4, ASM4877302v1, whole genome shotgun sequence encodes:
- the OR1B1 gene encoding olfactory receptor 1B1, with protein sequence MGCASNASHSPVFLLLGFSRARVPHRVLFLMFLAIYLTTIMGNVTLVLLISWDSRLHSPMYYLLRGLSVVDMGLSTVTLPQLLAHLVTNDLALPAARCLAQFFFFYAFGVTDTLVISVMALDRYVAICDPLHYHSVMNRQLCARLLVLSWVVSVLHTMLHVGLLLPLHWAEDAEGNVKLPHFFCDHRPLLRASCSDIHPNELAIFLEGGFLMLGPCALIVLSYVRIGATILRLPSASGRRRAVSTCGSHLTIVGFLYGTIIWVYFQPPSQNSQDQDMVAAVMYTAITPLANPFVYSLRNKDVKGALHRLFGGGRVDSG encoded by the coding sequence TCTTCTTGCTTCTCGGGTTCTCAAGAGCTAGGGTCCCCCACAGGGTCCTCTTTCTCATGTTCTTGGCTATTTACCTGACCACCATAATGGGGAACGTGACTCTCGTGCTGCTCATCTCCTGGGACTCCAGGCTGCACTCACCTATGTACTATCTGCTCCGAGGTCTCTCTGTAGTAGACATGGGGCTGTCCACGGTCACCCTGCCCCAGCTACTGGCCCATCTGGTCACTAATGACCTAGCCCTTCCTGCTGCCCGCTGCTTGGCCCAGTTCTTCTTCTTCTATGCATTTGGAGTCACAGACACCCTTGTTATTTCTGTCATGGCTCTGGAtcgctacgtggccatctgtgACCCCCTCCACTACCATTCAGTGATGAATCGCCAACTCTGTGCCCGCTTATTGGTCTTGAGCTGGGTGGTGTCCGTACTGCACACCATGCTGCACGTGGGACTCCTTTTGCCTCTTCACTGGGCTGAGGATGCTGAGGGCAACGTTAAACTTCCCCACTTCTTTTGTGACCACCGACCACTTCTGAGAGCTTCTTGCTCTGACATCCATCCCAATGAGCTGGCCATATTCTTGGAGGGTGGCTTCCTCATGCTGGGCCCCTGTGCCCTCATTGTACTCTCCTATGTCCGCATTGGGGCCACCATCCTACGTCTGCCTTCAGCGTCCGGTCGCCGCCGTGCAGTCTCCACCTGTGGATCCCACCTCACCATTGTTGGCTTCCTCTATGGCACCATCATTTGGGTCTACTTCCAGCCTCCTTCCCAGAATTCTCAGGATCAGGACATGGTGGCTGCCGTGATGTACACTGCCATCACACCTCTGGCCAACCCTTTTGTGTACAGCCTCCGCAACAAGGATGTCAAGGGTGCACTCCACAGGCTgtttggaggagggagggtggacTCCGGTTAG
- the LOC105069962 gene encoding LOW QUALITY PROTEIN: olfactory receptor 1J4-like (The sequence of the model RefSeq protein was modified relative to this genomic sequence to represent the inferred CDS: inserted 1 base in 1 codon), which yields MRRGNKSSVSKFLLLGLPIRPQQRCVVFTLFLGVYLTTVLGNLLIILLIRLHSRLHTPMYFFLSHLAFSDISLSSITVPKMLVNMQTQQRSIPYVGCIXQMHFFTLFGCLDNFLLAVMACDRYVAICQPLHYTTIMREELCISLVAGSWVFCCIHALLHTLLLVQLSFCADNTIPHFFCDLTVLLKLSCSDISLNELVIFTEGGMLFILPLSSILASYIHIGTTILRVPSTKRLFKAFSTCGSHLFVVSLYYGTLAGVYFFSSSWDSNNKDVIASVMYTVVTPMLNPFIYSLRNRDIKQALEIVVNRANFLK from the exons ATGAGGAGGGGGAACAAGAGCAGCGTGTCCAAGTTCCTGCTCCTGGGGCTCCCCATCCGGCCACAGCAGCGGTGCGTGGTCTTCACCCTGTTCCTGGGCGTgtacctgaccacggtgctggggaACCTGCTCATCATCCTGCTCATCAGGCTGCACTCTcgcctccacacccccatgtacttcttcctcagcCACTTGGCCTTCTCTGACATCTCCCTCTCATCTATCACTGTCCCAAAGATGCTGGTGAACATGCAGACTCAGCAACGATCCATCCCCTATGTGGGGTGCA TCCAGATGCATTTTTTCACACTTTTTGGTTGTCTTGACAATTTCCTTCTTGCAGTGATGGCCTGTGACAGGTATGTGGCCATCTGTCAGCCACTTCACTACACCACCATCATGAGGGAGGAGCTGTGCATCTCCTTAGTAGCTGGGTCCTGGGTCTTCTGTTGTATCCATGCCCTGTTGCACACCCTCCTCTTGGTCCAACTGTCCTTCTGTGCTGACAATACCATCCCCCATTTCTTCTGTGACCTCACTGTGCTCCTCAAGTTGAGCTGCTCGGACATCTCCCTCAATGAGCTGGTCATCTTCACTGAGGGAGGAATGCTGTTCATCCTGCCTTTGAGTAGTATCTTAGCCTCATACATTCATATAGGGACTACCATCCTGAGGGTCCCCTCCACTAAGAGACTCTTTAAAGCTTTTTCCACCTGTGGCTCCCATCTATTTGTGGTGTCTTTATACTATGGGACACTTGCTGGTGTTTACTTTTTCTCCTCATCATGGGACTCCAATAACAAAGACGTGATTGCTTCAGTCATGTATACAGTAGTTACTCCCATGCTGAACCCTTTCATCTATAGCCTCAGGAACAGAGATATAAAACAGGCCCTAGAAATAGTTGTCAATAGGGCTAACTTCTTGAAGTGA
- the LOC141577575 gene encoding LOW QUALITY PROTEIN: olfactory receptor 12D2-like (The sequence of the model RefSeq protein was modified relative to this genomic sequence to represent the inferred CDS: inserted 1 base in 1 codon), translating into MATRNRTEVTEFVLLGLSSWPEMQPVILGIVLTMYLVAVMGHALLVIVALSDPKLQTPMYFLLSQLSFIDIFLTTITVPQMLVHSLSVNKTISFNCCMIQLFFFMAVGSMEGHLLAAMAYDCYVAICDPLRYSATISRRLCLRNTLTLWVVVSLNSLLYSVLVTRLTFCGNQITHFFCDITPLLKLSCTRPVVNEMLIFTEGVAVVVSPFFFILGSYAXIGVAIAHMRSVAALGKALCTCSSHILVVLLLYGSVTRMYLRPSSSYDLDQDRQVAIFYTIVTPMLNPLIYSLRNQEVKGALRRLFRKLCISGNVQRDSQASEKCQHIS; encoded by the exons ATGGCCACTAGAAACAGGACAGAAGTAACTGAATTTGTCTTACTGGGCCTGTCCAGCTGGCCAGAGATGCAACCTGTTATTTTGGGGATTGTCCTTACCATGTACCTGGTGGCCGTTATGGGCCATGCCCTATTAGTAATTGTTGCCCTCTCCGACCCCAAGCTTCAGACCCCCATGTATTTCCTGCTCAGCCAACTTTCCTTTATTGACATATTTCTGACAACCATCACTGTTCCCCAGATGCTGGTGCACTCACTGTCTGTGAATAAAACCATCTCCTTTAACTGCTGCATGATTCAgctcttcttttttatggctgtgggCAGCATGGAAGGCCACCTGTTGGCTGCCATGGCCTATGACTGCTATGTTGCTATCTGCGACCCCTTAAGATACTCGGCCACCATCAGCCGTCGCCTCTGTCTGCGCAACACGTTGACCTTGTGGGTGGTCGTCAGCCTCAACAGCCTCCTTTATAGTGTGTTGGTCACCCGTTTAACTTTCTGCGGCAATCAAATCACCCATTTCTTCTGTGACATCACCCCTTTGCTGAAGCTCTCCTGCACCCGACCGGTGGTCAATGAAATGCTAATATTTACCGAAGGTGTGGCTGTGGTGGTCAGCCCCTTCTTCTTCATTTTAGGTTCCTACG TCATCGGTGTTGCCATAGCCCACATGCGCTCAGTTGCTGCCCTGGGCAAAGCCCTGTGCACTTGTAGCTCCCACATCCTGGTTGTGCTGCTCCTGTATGGCTCTGTGACCCGCATGTACCTCCGGCCATCGTCCAGCTATGACTTGGACCAGGATCGCCAGGTTGCCATCTTTTACACGATAGTTACTCCTATGCTAAACCCATTGATCTACAGCCTGAGGAACCAGGAGGTCAAGGGTGCTCTGCGAAGGCTTTTCAGGAAACTCTGCATCTCAGGAAACGTCCAACGTGATTCCCAGGCAAGTGAGAAATGTCAGCACATCTCCTGA